Part of the Oceanidesulfovibrio indonesiensis genome is shown below.
CAATGGGTCCAGCTTCTCCACGCGACCGCCTATTTCGCGGGCGGCCACCTGCGCCGATGTGGCCGAAAACTGCGGCTGCACGAACACCACCGCGATGCCCTCGTCCCTGGCGCGCTTTACGATGCGGGCGAGCTCCGCCGGCCCGGGCTCCTTGCCCTCCACCTCTATAGGCAGTTGTTCCAGATCAAAGGCATCTGCGAAATACCCCCATGACGGATGGAACACAAGGAAACGACGCTTCTCCGGCGGAATGGGAGTGAGAATCTCGCGGATGCGCGCGTCCAACGAGTCGATCTCGGCAAGGAAAGCGTCCAGGTTGGCGCGGAATTGGGCCTCCTTGTCCGGAAATATTGCCGCGAGAGCGTCGAACGTATTGCGGGCGATGACCTTGGCCGGCTCAGGCGCGAGCCAGACGTGCGGGTCCAGGCCCGTATGTCCATGGGCCGCAGGCGCTTTGGCGTGCGCCTCGGCATGGGCGTCGTGATCATGAGCATCGTGCTTGTGCGCATCATGATCGTGGCCGTGCGCATCATGCTCGTGTCCGTGAGCCGCGGCACCGTGCTCATGTCCGTGCGCGTGGTGGTCCTCCTCGGCGTGCGCCTCGTGGTGATGATGCTCTTCGCCGTGGTGATGATGGGCCACCATGGCTCGTTTTTGGATACCCTCGTCCACATGGACGATGCGGAGGCCGGGGCTGGCCTCCCGGAAGCGCGGCAGCCATGCGCGCTCGAACGGCACGCCGATGGCCAGGTAAGCTGCCGCTTCGGAGAGTGCGGCCATCTGCCGGGGCGAGGGCTCGTAGGTGGCCGGACTCTGGCCAGGCAGCACCATGGGCTGCGAGGTCACGGCGTCGCCGGCGATTTTTTCCACGAAATATTGCTGCGGCACAATGGAGACGAAGACTGTGGGCTCCGCCAGGGCCGCGCATGGCATGGCGAACAACAGGACAAGGACAGGAAGGAAGAAACGGAAGCGAGTCATGGGTAAAACTCCTGAGGATACAATGTGGAGCAATGTTGAACGCGTGCAACCTGGTTGCACGGAATGTATGCAACACAGTTGCATGAAGATGTCAATACGACGCATTGTATACTGCGCACCAGGGGATTTTCCCGGGAATTGACTTTCCATGAGGCTCTGGCATAGCCATATAAACTGTGGCTGTATTTGGCGTGTGTGCCAAGAGACTCTGGCTCGCCTTTTTCCGGAAGGCGGCATGAACAAAGGACCGTCATGGATAAACCACTCAACGGTAAGGGAGTGCAGAGCCCCGAGGAGGTCCTGCAGGATTATCTGCGCGACAACGGAATGCTCATGACGCCGCAACGCAGGACCTTGCTGCGCATCTTTCTCGAAGAGCCCGAGCATTTTTCCGCCGAGGAGTTCTACGAACGTGTCAAGCGGGAGGACGATTCCATCGGGCAGGCCACCGTGTACCGAACGCTCAAGCTGTTCACCGAAACCGGGTTGGCCGAAACGCTCGACTTCGGCGACGGCCGCACTCGATACGAGCGCCGGTGGGGCCGCGAACATCACGACCATCTCATCTGCATACGCTGCCGCGAATCCATAGAAATTCGCGTGCCCGAAATAGAGCGCCTTCAGGAAGAAGTCGCCTCGCGCCATGGCTACAAACTTACGGACCACGCGTTGTATCTCTACGGCATCTGCCCCAAGTGTCGCGGGAAAGAGACGTAGGGCGTGCGCTCCTCGTTGGCGCGATGCCCTGAATGAAAACCGGCGCCGGAGCGATGAGCCCCGACGCCGTTTTTTTCGCACCGCGGGTGACGTCTGGTCCCCCCGGGTTCGTGGGACTATTTCGTGCGGGCCTCTTCATGGTCGATCATCTGGCGGCCGCGCTCCAGCGCAGCTTCCTTGGTGTCGCCGGCCATGGGCACGTGCTGCCACTCGTTGCCCTCGCTGTCGAGCAGGGTGAGGGCCCAGTTGGAGCACTTCTCGTCCTTCGGAGTGAGCTTGATAGTCTGTCCCTTGTAACTTTCGGTCACGCTCTCGGCCATGGTCCTCCTCCTTGGCTGATCGTGTGTTGAAGCAACGACGCCGTCATGTGTCCTGGCGGCGTTTCTATTTCTGGGAGCAAGAAGTTTTAATATCCTGCTCCCGCGGCGTTCGCCGCGTGGCCACGCTGGAACGTGGCCGCCCTCGTAACGTGGCGCGAAAATGCAGGAATTTTCTGCTCCCAGTAATATTCTCCAGGCAACAATACACCCTTTCGGTGCGGATGCACATCATTCGGGCTGCCTCCGCGGCGCCGGAACCATCTGCCCGGCGGCGTCATGCCCCGGCAGCGGACGCTTTCCCGTTGCCTGCTGAGTAAAATGCGCTATAACATATTCTGAATAACCAACACACTCGCGTTCCCGCTGTTCGCGCGCCTACTGGAGACTGCTCTGCATGGACAAGAAACAGTTCAATATCTGGTACATCCTCCTGGCAATCTGGGGCGTTTTGTTGCTGCAATCGGTCATCGCCCAGCAGTATGGCCCCCGAAATATCCCATACAGCGAGTTCCTGGCCGCACTGGAGGACGGTCGGGTCAAAGAGGTTGCCGTCAGTGAGAATGTCATCGAGGGCGTGATGCTGGCTCCGCCCGAAGGGGCGAAGGCCACGGATGTGGTTCACGAAGCGGAATTGCAGGAGGTGCGCTTCCACACCGTGCGCGTGGGCCCGGATGTGGCGGAACAGCTCGAAAAGCACAAGGTGGAGTTCCGCGGTGAACTTGAGAACACTTTTTTCCGGGATCTGCTCTCGTGGCTGTTGCCGTTGGGACTGTTCTTCGGCATCTGGATATACCTCCTGCGCCGGTTCAACCCGGGCGCGGGCATGATGCAGTTCGGCAAGAACAAGGCCAAGGTCTTTGCGGAAAAGGACATAGACACCCGGTTCAGCGACGTGGCCGGCGCGGACGAGGCCAAGTACGAGCTTCAGGAGATCATCGAGTTTCTCAAGGATCCTTCCATATTCACGGAACTCGGCGGCCGCATGCCCAAGGGCGTGCTGCTGGTGGGGCCTCCCGGCACGGGCAAGACGCTGCTCGCCCGCGCCGCGGCAGGCGAGGCCGGGGTGCCGTTCTTTTCCCTCTCCGGCTCGGAGTTCGTGGAGATGTTCGTAGGAATGGGTGCGGCGCGCGTTCGCGATCTCTTCACCCAGGCCAAGGAAAAAGCGCCGTGCATCATCTTCATCGACGAGCTGGACGCCATAGGCAAGGCGCGCGGAGCCGGCGCCATCTCCGGACATGATGAACGCGAACAGACCCTGAACCAACTGCTCGTGGAGATGGACGGCTTCGACCCGCGGGTTGGGGTGGTCATCATGGCGGCCACGAACAGGCCTGAGATCCTGGATCCGGCGCTTCTGCGGGCCGGGCGGTTCGACCGCCACGTGCTGGTGGACAAGCCGGATGTGCTCGGCCGGGAAAAGATCCTGGAAGTCCACGCGAAGAAGGTTACATTGGCTGACGATGTGGATTTGCGGAGGATCGCCCAACAGACGCCCGGCTTTTCCGGAGCGGACCTCGCCAACGTTGTCAACGAAGCCGCACTTCTGGCTGCGCGTAAACGCAGGAAGCAGGTCACGCAGGAAGAGTTTTCCGAGGCCGTGGATCGCATTGTGGGCGGGCTGGAGAAGAAGAACCGGCTCATCAACCCCAGGGAAAAGAAGATCGTGGCCTACCACGAAACTGGTCACGCACTGGTGGCGGCGTTTACTCCAGGAGCCGATCCAGTGGCCAAGATATCCATCATACCACGCGGCCTGGCTGCATTGGGATACACACAGCAGCGGCCCACAGAGGATCGCTATCTGATGGCCAGGAGCGAACTGCTCGCCAGGGTGGATGTGATGCTGGGAGGGCGCGTGGCAGAGCAACTGGTCTTCGGCGACGTGACCACCGGAGCGCACAACGATTTGCAACGAGCCTCTGACACCATCCGCGCCATGCTCACCGAGTACGGCATGGGCGAGACGCTGGGACTGGCCTCTTACGAACGCAGCCGCCCCACCTACCTCGACATCCAGGCAGGCGGGAGCAGAGAGTACAGCGAGACCACGGCGGCGCGCATCGACGAGGAGCTCAAATCCATACTGGAGGAGCGGCGGGGGCACGTGGCCGCGCTCCTGGATAAACACCGCGACCTGCTGGAGGCTGTGGCTCAGAAGCTGCTGGAGCAGGAGGTGGTAAACGAGGACGAGTTCCTCGAAATCATCCGTCCGCGTCTGGAGGCCGAGGGGCTGGACCCGAGACAGGCGGTGCGGGCGCCGGCCTCCGCCGAGGAAGCAACAAACAGAAGGCCGGGCGAACCCATCGGAGAGGATGGCAGCCGATAGGCTGTGTCTTTGCGCAGGCGGAATACGGCGCGCCGGGCTAGAGATACGGGGAGAGCAGCCAGCACAGCGAGTCGAGCAGGCGGGTGGAGTATGGTCTGTTTTCAACCTCCTCCAGCGTTACTTTTCTGCCGTGGGCGATGAGGTCGTTCGCATACTCCTCCACGGTGCGGGCGAACCCGGCGTCGTAGACTTCCATGCTGAGCTCGAAGTTGAGCCGCAGGCTGCGTGCGTCCACGTTGGCCGAGCCCACGCAGGCGTACTCGCCGTCCACCACGAAGAGCTTGGTGTGCGCGAACGGCGGTTTCTGCATGTAGACCTCCACGCCGAACTCCAGAAGCTCCCAGAGCATGTTCCGCGTGGCGCGGTGTATCCACCACTGGTTGTTTTCTTCCGGGATCACGATGCGCACATCCACCCCGCGGGTGTCCGCTATCTTGAGCGCCATGAGCAGATCCCGCGGCGGCAGGAAGTACGGCGTCACCACGGTCACGCGGTCGCGCGCGCCGTGCACTGCCGAGACGAACACGGCGTGCAGCTTGTCCAGGTCCTCGTTGGGGCCGTCGGCGATCATCCTGCAGTGGACCGGCCCCTCCTGCTGCGGCAGTTCCGGAGGCGGTTCGATTTCCGTGTCGACCACGAATCCCCATAACCAGTAAAAAACCTCGTCCATTTGCGAGATGACCGGACCTTCGAGCCGGAAGAGCATGTCTTTTTGCCGGTCCGGACGGTCCGATTCAAAAAGGTGCCGGGCTGAAATGTTCATGCCGCCGGTGAAGGCGATCTTCCTGTCCACGACGAGATTCTTGTGGTGGCAGCGCAGGTTGATGTGCACGGACGGAGGGAAAATGCTGGGTTTGAGGAACAGGCGACAGTCCACGCCGCGTTCACGCAGCAGGGTGTGGGCGCTTTTCTCGAAGAGTTTGAGGCCGCCGATGCCGTCGATGACCACCTTGACGTCGCAGCCGCGTTTGTGGGCGCGTTCCAGGGCGTCGATGAAGCGCATGCCCACATGGTCCGGATCGAAGATGTAGACCGCGAGGTGCACGGAGTGCATGGCGTTCTCGATGGCCTCCAGCATGGCCGGGTAGGCTTCCTCGCCATTGTGAAGCGGGGTGACGGTGTTGCCGGAGGCAAGGGGACGGCCTGTGAGGGCAAAGGCCAGCCACCCCTGCGGCACAAGGGATTCGTGCAACTCCGGGGGGATGCGCGCTTCCTTGATGGATTCGCAGCCGTCTCGCAGGGGGCAGCCGTCTCCCAGAGAGAAGGGCATGTTCTCCAGGAGCTTCTGGCCGCGGCTTTTGACGCGATTGATGCCGAACAGAAAGTAGAGCAGCGTTCCAAGGAACGGGGACAGGAGGATGACGGCGATCCAGCCCCAGGAGGATCGAGGGTCGCGTTTATACAGCAGGGCGTGTCCCGCGGCCGGCAGGGCGACAGCCGGAATGAGCAGCAGTATCCAGTGGTATACTTGCATGGGGTGTCCGTGTGCGCTGGAACTGGTGTTTACTGCATACTATCGCAACATATGATGGTTCGCTACCCATGGTTCGTCTTTCGGGATCGGACGAAGGGACGCGCCCCTCCTGCCATGTGCGATTCTATGGTGTGCGGACCACGATTTTTCGCAGAAGCGCCAGACCTTTTTCCAGTTCCGTTCGCTCCGCCGCGCCCGTAAGCGAGACGCGCGCACAACGGGGCACTGTTGATTCGCCCACAGCGAACTTCTCCGCGCCGAATATGTTGACGCCGGCCTGCCTTGCCGCGCGTTCCAGCGATTGACCGGTCCAGGGCGCGGGCAGCTCCCACCATACATATGGGCTCGCCTCCTGACGCACCAGGCGCTCGCCATGCAGAACCCGCAGCGCCAGGCCATGGCGGGCGGTGAGCTCCTGCCGTCGCTTCTGCATGATGTCCTCGGTCCGGCCGCTCGTTATCCAGTCCGATACAATCTCCGCATTCAGCGACGGCGTCATCCACATGCTGTTCAAAATGGCGCGGGCCAGCTCATCGCGGTGCCCGCGTCCCGCCGACATGAAGGCCACCCGCATGCCGCCGCCCATAATTTTGGATGTCCCTGCGATGAAGACGCTGCGCTCCGGAGCCAAAGCCGAAACGGGCGATAGTATCGTCTGCGAGTACAAAGCGTAGGCGTCGTCTTCCACAATGCGCAGACCGCGCCGCCCGGCGGTTTCGGCGATGGCGGCCCGGCGTTTTTCGCTCATGCTGGCGGTGGTGGGGTTGTGCATGTGCGGCATGAGGTACAACCCCTTGAGCCCCAGTCGGCGGCAGGCCGCATCCAAGGCTTCCGGCAGCATGCCTTCCTCGTCCATGGCAACGGCGCACAGCCGTATGCCGAACATGGCGGCCAGGGACTTGAGTCCCGGATAGGTCAACGGGCATGTGGCGACGCGGTCTCCCGGGCTGAAAAGCCCCATGAAGCAGCATGTCAGCGCGTGCTGTGAGCCCGAGCAGACCAGGATTTCCTCGGCCACGGCGGGCACGCCGTAAAGTCTGGCGAGTTGCGCGCCCGCTTCCCGGTGCTGGGGCAGACCGCGCGGGTCGGTATAGCGCAGGTAGGCTCCGGGATCGCGCCGGCGGGAGAGCCGTCGCAGGGATTCGCTCAGATCCGGGTCCTGCCGGGCTAATGGGGTGACAAGGCCCATCTCGATGAGGCCGGGGGAATGCGGCTCGAACGACACGAGGCTCGATGGCGTGGCGGCATCCGCCGCGATGAATGTGCCTCGCCCCACGGTGCCGCTGAGCAGGCCGCGCCGCTCGGCCTCGGCGTAACCGCGTGTGACCGTGGTGACGTTGATCCCCATCGCGTCGGCGAGGTCGCGATGGGTGGGCAGCCGCATGCCGGGCTGCAACGCTCCGGAAAACACATCCCGCTCGATGGCGTCGGCCAGCGCCCGGTATACCGGGCGCACATCATGCTCCAGCTGCGGCAGCCAGTTTGTCATGCATACAATGTTTACGTTGACGGTGGTACAATGTCAATACTATGTGGGCTAATATTGACACATGAAGCCATACAATGTGGCTGTCGAGATCGAAGCGACGTAAAAGGAGCTGGTCATGGAAGGAAAAATCCTGTCATTCGTGCTGTTTCTTCTCGTCATGACGGGTACGCCCGGCCCGGGAAACATGGCAATGCTCGCCATCGGCCAGACCTCAGGATTCGTCAGTGCCGTCCCCTTTCTCATCGGCGCGACCATGGGGTTCGCGGCGGTGAACGCCCTGGTCGCATGCGGCCTGGGCGAAGCATTCAGCATCTGGCCAACAACGGCGCAGATTCTTCGCGTGTTGGGCGGACTCTACATTCTTTATCTGGCGGTCAAGATCCTGCGCATGCAGGCGGCTCCGCCGGACCATGCGCGGCGGCTTCGGCTGTTCGAAGGCATGCTGATTCATCCATTGAGCCCCAAGAGCTGGGCCATGTCAGTGGCGGCGTACAGCCAGTTCATGCCGACGGGGAACGTGGGGCCGGAGGTCGGCGCCGTGTTCGTCTTCGCCTTTCTCGTGTTCCAGGTAACGTTCCACAGTCTCTGGTGCGCGGCCGGCGCCGGCATATACGCAATGCTGAAGAACAACCGCGCGCGGCTGGCGATCAATTCGTGTCTGGTCGCGCTCATGCTCGGGGCGACGTTATATGCGTTGGCGGCGTGACGGTCTGGTGTATTCGGGAGATGTTACCGGCACAACATGGTATACATGTTGTTGCTCGAAGTTATGTACTCGGCCACGCAGAAAGCGGGGCCATGCGGCGAACGCTGCGAGAGCAGAATGTTTGCAACAATCTGCTCTGAATAATACCTGCTTCGATAGCGCCGCATCCATGGAGAGCGGCGCGGAGCAACCGATAGCGCAATGCTCTCAGGCGAGCTTGTCGATGAGCTCGGCCACCTCGTGCAGATCCACGGGTTTGGCCAGGTAGCCGTTCATGCCGGCTTCGAGGAATTGCTCCCTGTCGCCGTGCAGGGCATGGGCGGTGATAGCGATGATAGGCACGCCCGGCAGGGTGGCTGTGGATGAAGGGACCATCTCCCGCAACCCGCGGGTTGCCTGCACGCCGTCCATGACTGGCATCTGGACGTCCATGAGAACGACTTCGAAACGAGTATCCTGGGCGGCCTGGAGCGCCTGCAGGCCGTTGGCCACAGCGTCCACCTCGTGACCCAGCGATTGCAGCAGTTTTTTAAGAACGACCCGGTTGGTGGGGTCGTCCTCCACCAGCAGGATGCGCCTGCCGCGTTCGCCGAGCCCGGCATTCAGGCCCTTCGCGCCTATACCAAGGGCGGAGCTGTCCGCCACGTCGAACCGCATGGTGCAATGGATTTCAGTCCCCTGACCGGGCGCGCTGTCGATGGTAATGGTCCCTCCCATGAGTTCTGAGATTCGTTTGACGATGCGCAGGCCGAGCCCGGTGCCGCCGTGTTTGCGGGTATATGAGCCGTCCACCTGGGTGAAGGCTTCGAAGCAGCGGCTCTGCATGGCCGGCTCGATGCCGACGCCTGTATCCCTGACCCAGAAATCGAACAGGCGTGAGGTGCACCGGATGTTATCGACCGTTCTGCCGGTGTAGGTATGGGGCAGGGGATGGAGGCCGAATCGGACCGAGCCCGACTCGGTGAACTTGACGGCGTTGCCGACAAGGTTGAAAGCCACCAGGCGCAGTCGGCTGACGTCGCCCAGAACCATGCCGCTGAGGTTTACGGACTCGTGACGGAGGCTTATGCCCTTGGCGCTGGCCTTGTGGACGTAGGTTTCGCGCACGCTTTCCAGTATGCTGGCGGGGTCGAACCAGTCCTCCTGCAGCTGGGCCGAGCCGGTTTCGCTCTCCGAGAGGCTCAGGATGTCGTTGAGGATGGCCAGCAGATTGCGGCCAGAGCCGAGCGCCGTGTCCACATAACGTCGCTCTTCCTGCCCAAGGTCGCAGCAGTGGAGCAACTGGAGCATGCCCAGCACGCCGTTGAGCGGGGTGCGTATCTCGTGGCTCATGTTGGCCAGGAACTCGCTCTTGGCCGCGTTCGCCTGTTCGGCTGCGTCCCTGGCGGCGATCAACTCCTGCTCGTTGCGCTTCAACTCCGTGACGTCCGTGAAGATGCAGTGCGTGCACTGGAACCGGCCATTCGCATCACGCTGCACGCGGCCGTTGAAGACGACGTCGATGAGCCCGCCATCTTTTGTATGCATCCTGAACTCCACGCCGTCGATGGTGGATGTGTTCAGGAACACGGGGAAGTTCTTGTCGAAGTGCGCGGAATAGCCAGGGGCAAGAAAATCACCGAACCAGCGGCCAACGACCTCGTGTTTTTCGTAGCCCAGCATGGCAAGCCATTTGCGATTCACGTCCAGGAAGCAGCCGTTGGCATCCAGCGATTGATAGGGAAGGGGTGCGTTTTCGAAGAGGTTGCGGAACCGCGCCTGGCTTTCCTGCAAGGACAGTTCGGCGCGCTTGCGGGCGGAAATATCCATGAAAACGACTGCGAATCGACCCTGTTTCGGGCAGTACGCCTCGATCTGGAAGTGCTTGTCCAGCGCTGGGAAATACTTTTCGAAGGTTGTGGATTCGCCGGTCAGGGCCACGCGGCCGTATCGCTCTATCCAGTCGCGATCGATGTCCGGAAAGACTTCCAGGACGGTGCGCTGCAGAATATCGTCGGCAGGCAGGCCGGTCATGCGTCCGAATGCGGGGTTGACCTCCAGGAACCGATAGTCGCTGGGTGCTCCGAACTCGTCCAGGATGATTTCGTGCAGCGCGAACCCTTCCCGCATGCTCGCGAACAACTGCCGATACTCGCGCTCGTAGCCGTTGGACTCGTTGGCGCCACAGCCTACGGCGATGACGCTCGACATGTTGCCGTCGGCATCAAGCTCGGGAATCA
Proteins encoded:
- a CDS encoding PLP-dependent aminotransferase family protein yields the protein MRPVYRALADAIERDVFSGALQPGMRLPTHRDLADAMGINVTTVTRGYAEAERRGLLSGTVGRGTFIAADAATPSSLVSFEPHSPGLIEMGLVTPLARQDPDLSESLRRLSRRRDPGAYLRYTDPRGLPQHREAGAQLARLYGVPAVAEEILVCSGSQHALTCCFMGLFSPGDRVATCPLTYPGLKSLAAMFGIRLCAVAMDEEGMLPEALDAACRRLGLKGLYLMPHMHNPTTASMSEKRRAAIAETAGRRGLRIVEDDAYALYSQTILSPVSALAPERSVFIAGTSKIMGGGMRVAFMSAGRGHRDELARAILNSMWMTPSLNAEIVSDWITSGRTEDIMQKRRQELTARHGLALRVLHGERLVRQEASPYVWWELPAPWTGQSLERAARQAGVNIFGAEKFAVGESTVPRCARVSLTGAAERTELEKGLALLRKIVVRTP
- a CDS encoding LysE family translocator, giving the protein MEGKILSFVLFLLVMTGTPGPGNMAMLAIGQTSGFVSAVPFLIGATMGFAAVNALVACGLGEAFSIWPTTAQILRVLGGLYILYLAVKILRMQAAPPDHARRLRLFEGMLIHPLSPKSWAMSVAAYSQFMPTGNVGPEVGAVFVFAFLVFQVTFHSLWCAAGAGIYAMLKNNRARLAINSCLVALMLGATLYALAA
- the ftsH gene encoding ATP-dependent zinc metalloprotease FtsH — its product is MDKKQFNIWYILLAIWGVLLLQSVIAQQYGPRNIPYSEFLAALEDGRVKEVAVSENVIEGVMLAPPEGAKATDVVHEAELQEVRFHTVRVGPDVAEQLEKHKVEFRGELENTFFRDLLSWLLPLGLFFGIWIYLLRRFNPGAGMMQFGKNKAKVFAEKDIDTRFSDVAGADEAKYELQEIIEFLKDPSIFTELGGRMPKGVLLVGPPGTGKTLLARAAAGEAGVPFFSLSGSEFVEMFVGMGAARVRDLFTQAKEKAPCIIFIDELDAIGKARGAGAISGHDEREQTLNQLLVEMDGFDPRVGVVIMAATNRPEILDPALLRAGRFDRHVLVDKPDVLGREKILEVHAKKVTLADDVDLRRIAQQTPGFSGADLANVVNEAALLAARKRRKQVTQEEFSEAVDRIVGGLEKKNRLINPREKKIVAYHETGHALVAAFTPGADPVAKISIIPRGLAALGYTQQRPTEDRYLMARSELLARVDVMLGGRVAEQLVFGDVTTGAHNDLQRASDTIRAMLTEYGMGETLGLASYERSRPTYLDIQAGGSREYSETTAARIDEELKSILEERRGHVAALLDKHRDLLEAVAQKLLEQEVVNEDEFLEIIRPRLEAEGLDPRQAVRAPASAEEATNRRPGEPIGEDGSR
- a CDS encoding Fur family transcriptional regulator; the protein is MDKPLNGKGVQSPEEVLQDYLRDNGMLMTPQRRTLLRIFLEEPEHFSAEEFYERVKREDDSIGQATVYRTLKLFTETGLAETLDFGDGRTRYERRWGREHHDHLICIRCRESIEIRVPEIERLQEEVASRHGYKLTDHALYLYGICPKCRGKET
- a CDS encoding PAS domain-containing hybrid sensor histidine kinase/response regulator → MVHKDRLHSGDHPRETDLRLEEKLRQEKAARERAERLLAAHIAGCQRLIETLDNAVIRFDSDAHILSLNKAARAMLGGEPSSFNGRPLDVPGHSAHDEPVWKRAIREVFRTGEPSRDEQEIALAQDASSTLRVRLIPELDADGNMSSVIAVGCGANESNGYEREYRQLFASMREGFALHEIILDEFGAPSDYRFLEVNPAFGRMTGLPADDILQRTVLEVFPDIDRDWIERYGRVALTGESTTFEKYFPALDKHFQIEAYCPKQGRFAVVFMDISARKRAELSLQESQARFRNLFENAPLPYQSLDANGCFLDVNRKWLAMLGYEKHEVVGRWFGDFLAPGYSAHFDKNFPVFLNTSTIDGVEFRMHTKDGGLIDVVFNGRVQRDANGRFQCTHCIFTDVTELKRNEQELIAARDAAEQANAAKSEFLANMSHEIRTPLNGVLGMLQLLHCCDLGQEERRYVDTALGSGRNLLAILNDILSLSESETGSAQLQEDWFDPASILESVRETYVHKASAKGISLRHESVNLSGMVLGDVSRLRLVAFNLVGNAVKFTESGSVRFGLHPLPHTYTGRTVDNIRCTSRLFDFWVRDTGVGIEPAMQSRCFEAFTQVDGSYTRKHGGTGLGLRIVKRISELMGGTITIDSAPGQGTEIHCTMRFDVADSSALGIGAKGLNAGLGERGRRILLVEDDPTNRVVLKKLLQSLGHEVDAVANGLQALQAAQDTRFEVVLMDVQMPVMDGVQATRGLREMVPSSTATLPGVPIIAITAHALHGDREQFLEAGMNGYLAKPVDLHEVAELIDKLA
- a CDS encoding metal ABC transporter solute-binding protein, Zn/Mn family; translated protein: MTRFRFFLPVLVLLFAMPCAALAEPTVFVSIVPQQYFVEKIAGDAVTSQPMVLPGQSPATYEPSPRQMAALSEAAAYLAIGVPFERAWLPRFREASPGLRIVHVDEGIQKRAMVAHHHHGEEHHHHEAHAEEDHHAHGHEHGAAAHGHEHDAHGHDHDAHKHDAHDHDAHAEAHAKAPAAHGHTGLDPHVWLAPEPAKVIARNTFDALAAIFPDKEAQFRANLDAFLAEIDSLDARIREILTPIPPEKRRFLVFHPSWGYFADAFDLEQLPIEVEGKEPGPAELARIVKRARDEGIAVVFVQPQFSATSAQVAAREIGGRVEKLDPLAEDWADNLERAAAAFQKALAD
- a CDS encoding phospholipase D-like domain-containing protein, with translation MQVYHWILLLIPAVALPAAGHALLYKRDPRSSWGWIAVILLSPFLGTLLYFLFGINRVKSRGQKLLENMPFSLGDGCPLRDGCESIKEARIPPELHESLVPQGWLAFALTGRPLASGNTVTPLHNGEEAYPAMLEAIENAMHSVHLAVYIFDPDHVGMRFIDALERAHKRGCDVKVVIDGIGGLKLFEKSAHTLLRERGVDCRLFLKPSIFPPSVHINLRCHHKNLVVDRKIAFTGGMNISARHLFESDRPDRQKDMLFRLEGPVISQMDEVFYWLWGFVVDTEIEPPPELPQQEGPVHCRMIADGPNEDLDKLHAVFVSAVHGARDRVTVVTPYFLPPRDLLMALKIADTRGVDVRIVIPEENNQWWIHRATRNMLWELLEFGVEVYMQKPPFAHTKLFVVDGEYACVGSANVDARSLRLNFELSMEVYDAGFARTVEEYANDLIAHGRKVTLEEVENRPYSTRLLDSLCWLLSPYL